The Armatimonadota bacterium genome includes a window with the following:
- the prmA gene encoding ribosomal protein L11 methyltransferase: MTRWVELSVRCSPDLEEPLAAIVTGECGGVELSPEGGLLKGWLPLDDRLESRLDRLHESLWAVAEAGGGDVELSVSPVASDDWLETWRANFRPFVCAGRFRIRPPWEDPVEGPYSDLVIDPGMAFGTGQHPTTELMLRFLAENPPAGLRVLDAGAGSAILSIAAALLGAREVLAIELDPVAEENACRNIALNGVQDRVRYCVGDAAELAEGLFDVAVMNIVAGVIIRLLPSIAPRLVAGGWLGCSGIIEERLEEVLEALQRHGLEARRLESSGEWRGVLAVKT; encoded by the coding sequence ATGACAAGGTGGGTGGAGCTTTCGGTACGTTGCTCACCGGATCTCGAGGAGCCGCTTGCGGCCATCGTGACGGGCGAGTGCGGCGGAGTGGAGCTTTCGCCAGAGGGTGGCCTGCTGAAAGGCTGGTTGCCTCTGGACGACCGGCTGGAGAGTCGTCTGGACCGGCTGCACGAATCGCTTTGGGCGGTGGCGGAAGCCGGCGGCGGCGACGTGGAACTCTCGGTCTCGCCGGTGGCCTCCGATGACTGGCTGGAGACCTGGCGCGCCAACTTCCGCCCCTTCGTGTGTGCCGGACGGTTCCGCATCCGGCCGCCCTGGGAAGATCCGGTGGAAGGTCCTTATTCAGACCTAGTCATTGACCCGGGAATGGCGTTCGGAACCGGCCAGCACCCCACCACGGAGCTGATGCTGCGCTTTCTTGCAGAGAATCCCCCCGCCGGGCTTCGTGTCCTGGATGCCGGCGCGGGTAGCGCCATCCTCTCCATAGCCGCTGCGCTTCTGGGAGCACGGGAAGTGCTTGCCATCGAGCTTGACCCCGTGGCGGAGGAGAATGCCTGCCGCAACATTGCGTTGAATGGCGTGCAGGACCGGGTTCGATATTGTGTGGGAGACGCGGCGGAACTGGCGGAAGGGCTGTTCGACGTCGCAGTCATGAACATCGTGGCGGGAGTCATCATCCGGCTGCTCCCGTCCATCGCTCCCCGCCTGGTGGCGGGAGGCTGGCTGGGTTGCTCCGGCATCATCGAGGAGCGCCTGGAAGAGGTGCTGGAAGCGCTCCAGAGGCACGGCCTGGAGGCGCGCCGGTTGGAGTCGAGCGGCGAATGGCGGGGGGTGCTGGCGGTCAAAACCTGA
- a CDS encoding ribosomal RNA small subunit methyltransferase E, which translates to MAGGAGGQNLKSGRQTGTAQRSPVTEERLLTRLFLPPESFSDGMATLEGQAFRHVARVLRMGEGDHLLLLDGTGRGWIAKLDRVTRSEATATLLRVVAEEGPPLREVHLAVPLLKGDRTELVLQKCTELGVSCFHVYPAERSVVRLRDRAGARRERFQSVCRSAAEQCGAFRVPEVRIWESTQGFLEQVSTAGRFIAWEEEDRLSARDVLQDGRPCTLATGPEGGFSRREVDLWADHGFRPVSLGRRILRAETAPIAICALALCAL; encoded by the coding sequence ATGGCGGGGGGTGCTGGCGGTCAAAACCTGAAAAGCGGTCGTCAGACGGGGACGGCGCAGAGATCTCCGGTGACCGAGGAGCGCCTGCTCACACGTCTGTTTCTACCGCCCGAGTCATTTTCAGACGGGATGGCCACTCTGGAAGGACAGGCCTTCCGCCACGTGGCGCGCGTGCTGAGAATGGGGGAGGGCGACCATCTCCTGCTTTTGGACGGCACGGGGCGCGGGTGGATCGCAAAACTGGATCGTGTCACGCGCTCCGAAGCCACCGCAACGCTGCTTCGCGTCGTTGCGGAGGAGGGTCCGCCCCTGCGCGAAGTCCATCTGGCAGTTCCCCTGCTGAAAGGGGATCGCACGGAGCTAGTGCTCCAGAAATGCACTGAGCTGGGAGTATCGTGCTTCCACGTCTATCCCGCCGAGAGAAGCGTGGTCCGTCTGCGGGACCGGGCCGGAGCCCGTCGCGAGCGCTTCCAGTCCGTGTGCCGCTCCGCGGCTGAGCAGTGCGGAGCGTTCCGGGTGCCGGAGGTGCGCATTTGGGAAAGCACTCAGGGGTTCCTGGAACAGGTGAGCACGGCTGGGCGGTTCATCGCCTGGGAGGAGGAGGATCGCCTGAGCGCCCGCGATGTGCTGCAGGATGGCCGGCCGTGTACGCTTGCCACAGGTCCGGAAGGCGGGTTCTCGCGGCGGGAGGTGGACCTCTGGGCAGACCACGGTTTCCGGCCGGTCAGCCTTGGCCGGCGCATCCTTAGAGCCGAGACGGCTCCCATCGCCATCTGTGCTCTTGCGCTTTGCGCCCTCTGA
- the tmk gene encoding thymidylate kinase, translated as MSRGRFITFEGVEGAGKSTHARLFVEALRERGVEAHLTREPGGCPLAEKIRALILEEREDPPVPRAELLLMQAARAQHVDRVILPKLEAGVWVVSDRFYHSTLAYQMFARGLDPAFTRAAIEYAIDGAHPDATVILDLPVEEGLARQGERNRMEEEGQAFHQAVREAFLSLAAEEPRRIRLVDASGSVEEVHRRVMQALEPLLEEL; from the coding sequence TTGAGCCGCGGGCGGTTCATCACGTTCGAGGGTGTGGAGGGAGCCGGAAAGTCCACGCACGCGCGCCTGTTCGTTGAAGCCTTGAGGGAGAGGGGCGTGGAGGCGCATCTGACGCGCGAGCCCGGCGGGTGTCCTCTGGCCGAGAAGATCCGTGCGCTCATACTGGAAGAGCGCGAGGATCCTCCCGTTCCCCGTGCTGAACTGCTGCTGATGCAGGCGGCGCGCGCGCAGCACGTGGACCGGGTCATCCTGCCGAAGTTAGAAGCGGGTGTGTGGGTGGTGTCGGACCGCTTCTACCATTCCACCCTGGCATATCAGATGTTCGCGCGGGGACTGGATCCCGCATTCACCCGTGCCGCCATAGAGTATGCCATTGACGGCGCGCACCCGGATGCCACTGTCATCCTGGATCTTCCTGTGGAAGAAGGGCTGGCCCGGCAGGGCGAGCGCAACCGGATGGAGGAAGAGGGACAGGCCTTTCACCAGGCTGTTCGAGAGGCGTTCCTGTCACTGGCGGCCGAGGAGCCTCGGCGGATCCGCCTGGTGGACGCATCGGGAAGTGTGGAGGAGGTGCACCGCCGCGTGATGCAGGCGCTGGAGCCCTTACTGGAGGAGTTGTAG
- a CDS encoding single-stranded DNA-binding protein, whose amino-acid sequence MSSTTKNAVSDTHSRRQDTAESREQQFGRYFGTQLEIMDDLDLFVSVLPPAIREVLEAQPDLKELFEVVLDLGRPPEARFASRVMDLSDEPVTQAQIDQVVARVGDFGKDNRAGIERTLHRISAIRNRQGRIIGLTCRVGRAVFGTIDIIRDVVESGKSFLLLGRPGVGKTTKLREVARILSDEFQKRVVIVDTSNEIGGDGDVPHPAIGRSRRMQVTTPEDQHAVMIEAVENHMPEVIIIDEIGVEAEAFAARTIAERGVQLVGTAHGNSLENLLSNPTLSDLIGGIQAVTLSDEEARRRGTQKTVLERKAPPTFDVLIEILEMDKLAIHHDVATVVDQFLRGIAPRPEIRIRNPQGDVEVIQKSDAPPVHREPLSDEEPEPLAGKRISGTVRIFPYGVSRNRLERAIREMRVPAHITNDYQEADAVITLKSHFRRIPPRLKEAQRQTLGTFVVKSNTYTQIAGTIREMFALASDDVEALALREAREAIERVLESSEPVELMPQSSYVRRLQHQLAEQYELASTSIGTEPFRRVRISKP is encoded by the coding sequence ATGAGCAGCACTACGAAGAACGCCGTTTCAGATACTCATTCCCGCCGCCAGGACACGGCCGAAAGCCGCGAGCAGCAGTTCGGCCGCTACTTCGGGACGCAACTGGAGATCATGGATGATCTGGATCTGTTCGTCAGCGTCCTGCCCCCGGCCATCCGCGAGGTGCTGGAGGCCCAGCCCGACCTGAAAGAGCTGTTCGAAGTGGTCCTGGATCTCGGCAGGCCTCCGGAGGCCCGATTTGCATCCCGTGTGATGGACCTCAGCGACGAGCCCGTCACGCAGGCGCAGATAGATCAGGTTGTGGCGAGGGTGGGGGACTTCGGAAAAGATAACCGCGCCGGCATCGAACGCACTCTTCACCGCATCTCCGCCATCCGGAACAGGCAGGGGAGGATCATTGGCCTCACTTGCCGGGTGGGGCGGGCTGTCTTTGGCACCATTGACATCATCCGGGACGTGGTGGAAAGCGGAAAGAGCTTTCTGTTGCTGGGGCGTCCGGGAGTGGGCAAGACCACCAAGCTGCGGGAGGTGGCCCGCATCCTGAGCGACGAGTTCCAGAAGCGTGTCGTCATCGTGGACACGTCCAATGAGATAGGAGGGGACGGCGACGTCCCGCATCCGGCCATCGGGCGTTCCCGCAGGATGCAGGTGACCACGCCGGAGGACCAGCACGCCGTGATGATCGAGGCGGTGGAGAACCACATGCCCGAGGTCATCATCATTGACGAGATCGGTGTGGAAGCCGAGGCGTTCGCGGCGCGCACCATCGCTGAACGGGGCGTGCAGCTTGTGGGCACCGCCCACGGAAACTCGCTGGAGAACCTTCTCTCCAACCCCACGCTATCAGATCTGATCGGCGGCATCCAGGCGGTAACCCTCTCCGACGAGGAGGCTCGCCGACGGGGCACTCAGAAGACGGTGCTGGAGCGCAAGGCTCCCCCCACCTTCGATGTGCTGATCGAGATCCTGGAGATGGACAAGCTGGCCATCCATCATGACGTCGCCACGGTGGTGGACCAGTTCCTGCGGGGGATCGCTCCGCGCCCGGAGATCCGTATCCGCAATCCGCAGGGGGATGTGGAAGTCATCCAGAAGAGCGACGCCCCGCCGGTTCATCGGGAGCCTCTATCCGACGAGGAGCCGGAGCCGCTGGCCGGAAAGCGAATTTCGGGGACGGTGCGCATATTCCCCTACGGCGTCAGCCGCAACCGGCTGGAGCGCGCCATCCGCGAGATGCGCGTGCCGGCGCACATCACCAACGACTATCAGGAGGCGGACGCCGTCATCACGCTGAAGTCCCACTTCCGGCGCATCCCGCCCCGGTTGAAGGAAGCGCAGCGCCAGACACTGGGCACGTTCGTGGTGAAGAGCAACACCTACACCCAGATCGCTGGCACCATCCGCGAGATGTTTGCGCTGGCTTCGGATGACGTGGAGGCCCTCGCCCTGCGCGAGGCGCGGGAGGCCATCGAGCGGGTGCTCGAGTCCAGCGAGCCCGTGGAGTTGATGCCCCAGAGCAGCTATGTCCGCCGTCTGCAGCACCAGCTCGCGGAGCAGTATGAACTCGCGTCCACCAGCATCGGGACCGAGCCGTTCCGCCGGGTGCGGATCAGCAAACCTTGA